A genome region from Cyanobacterium stanieri LEGE 03274 includes the following:
- the groES gene encoding co-chaperone GroES has translation MAAITINVSTVKPLGDRVFVKVSEAEEKTAGGIYLPDNAKEKPQVGEVVTVGDGKVNDQGVRTPVEVKVGDKVLYSKYAGTDIKLGNDDYVLLSEKDILAVVS, from the coding sequence ATGGCTGCAATTACCATTAATGTATCAACTGTAAAGCCCTTGGGCGATCGTGTTTTCGTCAAAGTAAGTGAAGCTGAAGAAAAAACTGCTGGTGGTATCTACTTACCTGACAATGCAAAAGAAAAACCCCAAGTTGGTGAGGTGGTCACCGTGGGCGATGGTAAAGTAAATGATCAAGGTGTTCGCACTCCTGTGGAAGTAAAAGTAGGGGACAAAGTTCTTTACTCCAAATATGCAGGTACTGACATCAAACTCGGTAACGATGATTATGTCTTACTTTCCGAAAAAGACATTCTCGCTGTAGTTTCCTAA
- the groL gene encoding chaperonin GroEL (60 kDa chaperone family; promotes refolding of misfolded polypeptides especially under stressful conditions; forms two stacked rings of heptamers to form a barrel-shaped 14mer; ends can be capped by GroES; misfolded proteins enter the barrel where they are refolded when GroES binds) — MSKSIIYNEEARRALERGIDLLAESVAVTLGPKGRNVVLEKKFGAPQIVNDGVTIAKEIELEDHIENTGVALIRQAASKTNDVAGDGTTTATVLAHAIVKEGLRNVAAGANPIALKRGIDKATEHLVEKIAAHARKIEDSKAIAQVGAISAGNDTEVGEMIAQAMDKVGKEGVISLEEGKSMETELEITEGMRFEKGYISPYFVTDAERMEAVFEEPFILITDKKITLVQDLVPVLEQVARQGKPLIIIAEDIEKEALATLVVNRIRGVLNVAAVKAPGFGDRRKQMLEDIAILTGGQMISEDAGLKLDTTTVDQLGTARRLTITKDTTTIVAEGNEKEVKSRCDQIRRQIEESDSSYDKEKLQERLAKLSGGVAVIKVGAATETEMKDRKLRLEDAINATKAAVEEGIVPGGGTTLAHLAPGLEEWAKGNLTAEQLTGALIVARALTAPLKRIAENAGQNGAVVAERVKEKDFNTGYDAANNEYVDMFDAGIVDPAKVTRSGIQNAASIAGMVLTTECIIVDKPEKDKGAAPAGGGDFDY; from the coding sequence ATGTCCAAGTCTATCATTTATAATGAAGAAGCCCGTCGCGCCCTAGAGCGTGGTATCGATTTGTTAGCCGAATCCGTTGCTGTTACCTTAGGTCCTAAAGGTCGTAACGTTGTATTAGAAAAGAAATTTGGTGCACCCCAAATCGTTAACGATGGTGTAACCATTGCTAAAGAAATCGAATTAGAAGATCACATCGAAAATACTGGGGTTGCTTTGATTCGTCAAGCTGCTTCCAAAACCAATGATGTAGCTGGAGACGGTACTACCACCGCCACCGTACTCGCCCACGCCATCGTTAAAGAAGGTTTACGCAACGTTGCCGCTGGAGCTAACCCCATCGCCCTCAAGCGTGGTATTGACAAGGCCACTGAACATTTAGTGGAAAAAATCGCCGCCCATGCTAGAAAAATTGAAGATAGCAAGGCGATCGCCCAAGTAGGTGCTATTTCTGCGGGTAATGACACCGAAGTAGGTGAAATGATTGCCCAAGCCATGGATAAAGTAGGTAAAGAAGGCGTTATCTCCCTCGAAGAAGGTAAGTCCATGGAAACTGAACTTGAAATCACCGAAGGTATGCGTTTCGAGAAAGGTTATATCTCCCCTTATTTTGTAACCGATGCTGAGCGTATGGAGGCAGTATTTGAAGAGCCTTTCATCCTCATCACCGATAAAAAAATCACTTTAGTTCAAGACTTAGTTCCCGTTTTAGAACAAGTTGCCCGTCAAGGTAAGCCCTTAATCATCATCGCTGAGGACATCGAGAAAGAAGCCCTCGCCACTTTAGTGGTAAATCGCATCCGTGGTGTATTAAACGTGGCAGCGGTTAAAGCTCCTGGTTTTGGCGATCGCCGTAAACAAATGCTCGAAGATATTGCCATCCTCACTGGTGGACAAATGATTAGCGAAGATGCAGGACTCAAATTAGATACTACTACCGTAGATCAACTCGGTACTGCCCGTCGTTTAACCATCACCAAAGACACCACCACCATCGTAGCTGAAGGTAACGAAAAAGAAGTTAAGAGTCGTTGCGATCAAATTCGTCGTCAAATCGAAGAATCTGATTCTTCCTACGACAAAGAAAAATTACAAGAGCGCCTCGCCAAATTAAGCGGTGGTGTAGCTGTAATTAAAGTAGGTGCGGCCACCGAAACCGAAATGAAAGATCGTAAGCTACGCTTAGAAGATGCCATCAACGCTACTAAAGCAGCGGTAGAAGAAGGTATCGTCCCCGGTGGTGGAACTACCCTAGCTCACCTCGCCCCTGGATTGGAAGAATGGGCAAAAGGCAATTTAACCGCCGAGCAGTTAACTGGTGCTTTAATTGTTGCCCGTGCTTTAACTGCACCCTTAAAACGTATCGCCGAAAATGCTGGTCAAAATGGCGCTGTAGTAGCTGAAAGAGTTAAGGAAAAAGACTTTAACACTGGTTATGATGCTGCTAACAACGAGTATGTTGATATGTTTGACGCAGGTATCGTTGATCCTGCGAAAGTAACTCGCTCTGGTATTCAAAATGCCGCTTCCATCGCTGGAATGGTATTAACCACTGAGTGTATCATTGTTGATAAACCTGAAAAGGATAAAGGTGCTGCCCCTGCTGGTGGCGGAGACTTCGACTACTAA
- the ligA gene encoding NAD-dependent DNA ligase LigA translates to MASIPTEISNRVQQLKAKLQEASYAYYVLDNPIMEDSVYDQFYRELQTLEKDYPQLITVDSPTQRIGDKLDGQFNSVRHNIPLYSLDNAFNFEELKQWENRWQKQLSNTVDFDYICELKIDGSAIALTYENGILTRGLTRGDGITGEDITTNLRTIRSIPLKLKLDNPPPILEVRGEALLPLQEFERINQERARNKENLFANPRNAAAGTLRQLDPNIVSQRKLQFFAYNLYLNSENIYIHSQKESLDLLQQIGFLVNPNYQVCQTLEDVIDYCNYWENNRQKLPYMTDGIVIKINSLNLQNQLGFTQKFPRWAIALKYPADETPTMVEKITVNVGRTGAVTPMAIMKPVSLAGTIVQRATLHNYDFLQQLDIRVGDTVVIRKAGEIIPEVVRVIPELRPKNTHPFEFPTHCPECASELVRPQNEVVTRCVNNSCPAILRGSLIHWASRGAMDIRGLGEKVVTLLMEHKLIKSIADIYELKAFEIAELERMGEKSAQNLITAIEDSKKQPFAKVLYGLGIRYVGAVNAKILADNFQDINSLANANNTDLEAINGIGKEIANSLLEWFRLEQNKQLINLLKSYNLTLQNDNTQKDDEQLILEGKTFVITGTLNQLTRNEAKGLIQKYGGKVTGSVSSKTDYLLAGEKAGSKLIKAQELQIPIISESKLLTMLNH, encoded by the coding sequence ATGGCTTCTATTCCTACTGAAATAAGTAATCGAGTTCAACAGTTAAAAGCTAAATTGCAAGAGGCAAGTTATGCTTATTATGTGTTGGATAATCCCATTATGGAAGATTCAGTTTATGATCAATTTTATCGGGAATTACAAACCCTAGAAAAAGATTATCCTCAATTAATTACCGTAGATAGTCCCACTCAAAGAATAGGAGATAAATTAGATGGTCAGTTTAATTCTGTTAGGCATAATATTCCTCTTTATAGTTTGGATAATGCTTTTAACTTCGAGGAGTTAAAACAGTGGGAAAATAGATGGCAAAAACAGTTATCTAATACCGTTGATTTTGATTATATTTGTGAATTAAAAATAGATGGCAGTGCGATCGCCCTTACCTATGAAAATGGCATATTAACAAGGGGTTTAACAAGGGGTGACGGTATTACAGGAGAAGATATTACCACCAACTTACGCACCATTCGTTCTATTCCTCTCAAGCTCAAATTAGATAATCCACCTCCCATATTAGAAGTAAGAGGAGAAGCCCTATTACCCCTCCAAGAATTTGAAAGAATTAATCAAGAAAGGGCAAGAAACAAAGAAAATTTATTCGCCAATCCTCGCAACGCCGCCGCAGGAACTTTAAGACAATTAGATCCTAATATTGTTAGTCAAAGAAAGTTACAATTTTTTGCTTATAACTTATACTTAAATAGCGAAAATATTTATATTCATAGCCAAAAAGAGTCATTAGATTTATTACAACAAATTGGTTTTTTAGTCAACCCTAATTATCAAGTTTGTCAAACTTTAGAAGACGTAATTGATTATTGTAATTACTGGGAAAACAATCGTCAAAAATTACCCTACATGACCGATGGTATTGTTATTAAAATAAACTCCCTAAATCTTCAAAATCAACTTGGTTTCACTCAAAAATTTCCCCGATGGGCGATCGCCCTTAAATACCCTGCCGATGAAACCCCCACCATGGTTGAAAAAATAACCGTCAACGTAGGACGCACTGGAGCAGTGACTCCCATGGCAATCATGAAACCAGTATCATTGGCCGGAACTATCGTTCAACGAGCCACTTTACATAATTACGACTTTTTGCAACAATTAGACATTAGAGTGGGAGATACCGTGGTTATTCGCAAGGCAGGGGAAATTATCCCCGAAGTGGTAAGAGTTATCCCCGAATTACGCCCCAAAAATACTCACCCCTTCGAGTTTCCCACCCATTGTCCCGAATGTGCTTCCGAATTAGTACGCCCCCAAAATGAAGTCGTCACCCGTTGTGTAAATAATTCCTGCCCTGCCATCTTGCGAGGTAGCTTAATCCATTGGGCATCCCGTGGCGCCATGGACATTCGAGGGTTAGGAGAAAAAGTGGTTACGTTGTTAATGGAACATAAATTAATTAAATCCATTGCCGATATATATGAATTAAAAGCCTTTGAAATTGCCGAATTAGAAAGGATGGGGGAAAAGTCAGCTCAAAATTTAATCACTGCCATTGAAGATAGTAAAAAACAACCTTTTGCCAAAGTTTTATACGGTTTAGGAATTCGTTATGTGGGTGCAGTAAATGCTAAAATTTTAGCGGATAATTTTCAAGATATAAACAGTTTAGCAAATGCTAATAATACCGATTTAGAGGCAATTAATGGTATCGGCAAAGAAATTGCTAATTCCTTGTTAGAATGGTTTCGTCTTGAGCAAAATAAACAACTAATTAATCTTTTAAAAAGTTATAATCTTACCCTACAAAATGATAATACTCAAAAAGATGATGAACAATTAATACTAGAAGGAAAAACATTTGTAATTACAGGAACATTAAATCAATTAACAAGAAATGAAGCTAAAGGTTTAATTCAAAAATATGGAGGAAAAGTAACAGGCTCAGTAAGTAGTAAAACAGACTATTTATTAGCAGGAGAAAAAGCAGGTTCAAAACTAATAAAAGCTCAAGAATTACAGATTCCAATTATTTCAGAATCTAAACTTTTAACCATGCTTAACCATTAA